In the genome of Mucilaginibacter sp. 14171R-50, the window TCTGGCGCCGGGTAGGGTCGGCAATAGCCTGGAAAACATCTCGTCTCATTATTAAAATATGTTACCGTTTGGTTACAAATATATATATGTTACCATTCGGTTACGCAAAATAAAAAATAAATTTTTTTGTTCACTTACGAATAATTCGTATAATTACGAAAACTTCGTAATTATCTTTAATTTAAAATCACATGAAATCTTTAATCGCAATTATTGGCGTTAACTTAATGCTGTTTGGAATGGCAAAAGCGCAAAGTACCGGGAGCTACCCCGATTCGATAAAAAAAGCATTTTCGCTATATGAGTCAAAAAACTACCCGGCATCTGCCCGGGCGTACAGCAATGCATTTAAGGTTAATAGCTGGAAGGGCTTTAGCGACGACCGCTATAATGCAGCTTGTTCATGGGCGTTGGCGGGCAATGCCGATAGCGCGTTTTACCAATTGGAGCGTGTGGCAAACTTATTGGCATACAGCAATTATGCGCATATAACAACCGACACCGACCTTAACAGCCTGCACAACGATAAGCGCTGGTCCGCATTGCTTGCCGTTATAAGCAAAAATAAAGAGAAAGCCGAAGCCAACCTGAACAAGCCGCTTGTTAGGGAGCTGGAAACCATTTATGCCGACGACCAGGGCGGGCGAAAAAAAATAGACAGCCTGGCTAAAATATACGGGCTGCAGTCGGCACAGGTAAAGCAGCTTTTTAAAACGATAAATGTTCAGGACTCCATTAACCTGGTGAAGGTTAAAAAGATACTTGACAAACATGGCTGGGTAGGCCCCGATGAAGTGGGGACGTTAGGCAGTATCACTTTGTTTTTGGTTATACAACATGCCGACCTGGCCACGCAAAAGCATTATTTGCCCGCAATGCGCCAGGCCGTGAAGGATAAGAAGCTAAGGGCTGCCAACCTTGCTTTGCTTGAAGACCGTATAAACATACGCGAAGGCAAAAAGCAGGTTTATGGCAGCCAGTTAAGATCAGACGCCGACGGTAAAATGAAATTTGAACCCATTGAAGATGAGCCTAACGTAGATAAACGCCGGGCCGAAGTTGGTTTGGAGCCGCTTAAAGATTACGCCAAACGCTTTGGTTTGGATTATACAGTACCCGAACAATAATATATTGATCACAGCATTGCTTT includes:
- a CDS encoding DUF6624 domain-containing protein; this translates as MKSLIAIIGVNLMLFGMAKAQSTGSYPDSIKKAFSLYESKNYPASARAYSNAFKVNSWKGFSDDRYNAACSWALAGNADSAFYQLERVANLLAYSNYAHITTDTDLNSLHNDKRWSALLAVISKNKEKAEANLNKPLVRELETIYADDQGGRKKIDSLAKIYGLQSAQVKQLFKTINVQDSINLVKVKKILDKHGWVGPDEVGTLGSITLFLVIQHADLATQKHYLPAMRQAVKDKKLRAANLALLEDRINIREGKKQVYGSQLRSDADGKMKFEPIEDEPNVDKRRAEVGLEPLKDYAKRFGLDYTVPEQ